Proteins from one Acropora muricata isolate sample 2 chromosome 9, ASM3666990v1, whole genome shotgun sequence genomic window:
- the LOC136928082 gene encoding uncharacterized protein encodes MTGLSRSTFSTKWNGKSKKATFVEHNRLRDMASPSELTALLDVCRTRIKNYAESNYNVNEHFKGQDIAPEFYKAGVLVPIFVKEGSLHVLLTKRTEHLPTHKGQVAFPGGKQEVYDKDIIATALREAHEEVGLSSDIVEVIAVLSPLVLLSRNSGTYVYPVIGLIKSDFDLVVNASEVQDTFDVPLQFFLRKDTYRYEKRIFSENEYDVHFFDYNQKMNTEREGKSKTSFVIWGMTGGVCLKIAIIALSKLPEFELPERYSELIFYIQEFNSEKNALKLKSKV; translated from the coding sequence ATGACAGGGTTGTCAAGATCGACGTTCAGCACAAAGTGGAATGGAAAATCGAAGAAAGCGACCTTCGTCGAGCACAACAGATTGAGGGACATGGCTAGCCCTTCTGAACTAACAGCTTTGCTTGATGTTTGTCGCACACGAATAAAAAATTATGCGGAGTCAAATTACAATGTGAACGAACATTTTAAAGGTCAGGACATAGCCCCTGAATTTTACAAAGCTGGTGTTCTTGTTCCCATTTTCGTCAAAGAAGGATCTCTTCACGTTCTGCTGACAAAGCGAACGGAGCATCTTCCTACTCATAAAGGACAAGTTGCGTTTCCCGGTGGAAAACAAGAGGTTTATGATAAAGATATTATAGCTACTGCCCTAAGAGAAGCACATGAAGAAGTTGGGCTGTCTTCAGACATAGTTGAAGTTATTGCTGTTTTGAGTCCTCTAGTTTTATTGTCCAGGAATTCTGGCACCTACGTTTATCCCGTCATTGGCTTAATCAAGTCAGATTTCGATCTAGTTGTCAATGCTTCCGAAGTTCAGGATACGTTTGATGTTCCATTGCAGTTTTTCCTTCGCAAAGACACTTACAGATACGAAAAAAGGATCTTTAGTGAAAACGAATATGACGTCCACTTTTTTGATTACAATCAAAAAATGAATACCGAGCGTGAAGGCAAATCAAAGACATCATTTGTCATTTGGGGTATGACAGGTGGagtttgtttgaaaattgctattATTGCATTGAGCAAACTGCCAGAGTTTGAGCTTCCTGAACGATATTCCGAATTGATTTTTTATATTCAAGAGTTTAATTCTGAGAAGAATGCTCTGAAGCTCAAAAGCAAAGTATAA
- the LOC136928080 gene encoding E3 ubiquitin-protein ligase AMFR-like — protein sequence MPLVFLEQLPLPTLKSYVVTSVLLFVSAILYTLNATVGSGESDYSKIYDFVTQDNFCFWSNLNLAYCCLFLFGKVIQRVVFGDLRASELQQIQDRFWNFIFYKFIFIFGVLNVQQVTEIMWWTAWFTLLGFFHLFTQLCKDRFEYLSFSPTTTPWTHAKVIGLLNVLALCCNGLLFICLFVGWPDGIHTFTFMLAECMLLLIKVVHALTRYGIHLWDVGHTTMWEGRSTWSYNTDLTMSLAMCIVDFAHHMHMLLWSNIFLSMASLVLCMQLRHLFYEIQKKLAKHRNYLRIIKCMESRFPFATEEQLMKNNDDCAICWDSMETARKLPCGHLFHNSCLRSWLENDTSCPTCRQSLASDLQPEQEDERQPRGMAAFMMGRGLRRNHFFHFDGSQIASWFPSFSVEVMHTRGDNLAEGQLPESRIEAMAHQVQAMFPHMPFNIIMDDLRHTHSLEITTDNILEGNIAVPSVWTPPDEQGAQEDSELLQIAQPSGEIESYPEEEERAPISTTEDRQDTEEFEAFEEKPETTELQETRSKALENPTMGVIHRNASSPSLGFSSLPSGTRSTTGENPTVGVIRRNASTSSLEFSSLSSVRQSMLLSRKEEMLQQARRRFLDKEGVKKKESSD from the exons ATGCCGTTGGTTTTCCTTGAACAGCTTCCTCTTCCCACACTAAAATCTTACGTGGTCACCAGTGTGTTGCTCTTTGTGTCCGCCATTCTTTACACTTTGAATGCCACTGTGGGTTCAGGTGAAAGCGATTATTCGAAAATCTACGATTTCGTCACTCAGgataacttttgtttttgg tcgaaCCTTAATTTGGCTTACTGTTGTTTATTCTTGTTCGGGAAAGTTATTCAAAGAGTTGTGTTTGGCGATCTTCGTGCCAGTGAACTTCAG CAAATTCAAGACAGATTTTGGAATTTCATATTTTACAAATTTATCTTCATATTTGGAGTGCTTAATGTTCAACAAGTCACAGAGATAATGTGGTGGACTGCTTGGTTTACTCTACTGGGATTCTTCCATCTTTTCACACAGCTCTGTAAGGACAGGTTTGaatat TTATCATTTTCACCAACAACAACTCCATGGACTCATGCAAAAGTCATTGGATTGCTTAACGTTCTTGCATTATGCTGTAATGGACTTCTGTTTATCTGTCTTTTTGTCGGCTGGCCAGATGGCATCCATACTTTTACCTTCATGCTGGCTGAG tgTATGCTTTTGCTGATCAAAGTTGTCCATGCACTCACAAG ATATGGAATCCATCTCTGGGATGTAGGGCACACCACTATGTGGGAAGGAAGAAGCACATGGAGTTATAATACGGATCTTACTATGAGCTTAGCAATGTGCATTGTAGATTTTGCCCATCACATGCACATGTTG TTATGGTCAAATATCTTCTTGAGTATGGCCAGCTTGGTGCTGTGCATGCAACTTCGACATCTCTTCTATGAAATCCAGAAAAAGCTGGCCAAGCACAGGAATTATCTCAGAATCATTAAGTGTATGGAATCAAG GTTTCCCTTTGCAACTGAAGAGCAACTGATGAAGAATAATGATGACTGTGCTATTTGTTGGGACTCCATGGAGACTGCGCGGAAGCTGCCGTGTGGTCATCTTTTTCACAA CTCTTGCCTGAGGTCATGGCTGGAGAATGATACTTCTTGTCCCACTTGCCGTCAGTCATTAGCAAGTGATCTACAACCTGAACAGGAAGACGAAAGGCAGCCAAGAGGGATGGCAGCTTTCATGATGGGTCGTGGCCTTAGGAGAAATCACTTCTTTCATTTTGATG GTTCACAGATAGCCAGTTGGTTTCCAAGCTTCTCCGTAGAGGTGATGCATACACGAGGCGATAACCTAGCAGAAGGACAACTTCCTGAAAGTCGCATTGAAGCTATG GCTCATCAAGTACAAGCGATGTTTCCTCACATGCCATTTAATATCATTATGGATGATTTAAGACACACTCATTCCCTGGAGATCACCACTGATAATATTCTAGAAGGAAACATCGCTGTTCCCTCT GTTTGGACTCCACCAGATGAACAGGGTGCACAAGAAGATTCGGAACTCTTGCAGATAGCTCAGCCAA GCGGGGAAATCGAAAGTTACCCTGAGGAGGAAGAACGGGCACCGATTTCAACGACAGAAGACAGACAGGACACGGAAGAATTCGAAGCGTTTGAAGAGAAACCAGAAACTACAGAGTTACAAGAAACAAGATCAAAAGCTTTGGAAAATCCGACAATGGGAGTGATTCACCGGAACGCCTCATCGCCATCTCTGGGATTTTCTTCATTGCCTTCCGGAACACGATCAACAACTGGGGAAAATCCAACAGTGGGGGTGATTCGCCGGAACGCTTCAACCTCATCTCTGGAATTTTCTTCATTGTCTTCTGTTAGACAGTCTATGTTGTTGTCTAGAAAAGAAGAAATGTTGCAACAGGCGAGGAG ACGGTTCCTTGACAAAGAAGGCGTCAAAAAGAAAGAATCTTCTGATTAA
- the LOC136928540 gene encoding uncharacterized protein produces the protein MAGTLVKVQIDPEEIILSNEPHDKKIFPPGTSRGVIEGQPFEQRLDPSPEIQQSGPISPKPEETTGIAFSGGGIRSAAFCSGALRRMLQDNVPLEYLSCVSGGGYTGEAFLDWKKHPELRPKELGTTDKEWQKGFFEQMRNNAGYLCNWRSPWLGICQSICFTFLLISVVIILPCFLWLPYAFPVAVFVDVFFGGTLRQNSTCSPSVSMGAKTSFLILDLYDDCQPPGRRVALFVTTFVLWVFFFVLSRIKYFIKCRNLFRFLSILNGLVLSLTFFPWVAHDFLWPLRTWIKVVVFIFFLGLPFFFPITRNFAAIFLFFYAYTLVVSWRVFKGDLFGVLPYSDEVFYPILIGCAIAIILFPFIGPLHQSVFNIYYRYRLSDAFFVKAARVRWQDVFPNCVRAAEGIYGCIRPNRKLKGKPLLPERNTEDELRLGDLKDVSPILISNITVNDWQISSDAKSSHQLISFSSKGVELIGNDWEKPSKLSKCFEPKHMRLSAAMAISGAAVSYDMGAYERAMDMVLDLLNLLGLGMGDEMVSDQRQGQDQRESTAGKMKQYVLPYLVEFGCVIPLFALPFVYWVGHSKPWIEYLVLVHILIVVLLTGLAMAKTGSTDPGRWERFLSWWIRHTFFVRFIRGFLSINNIGTNPPPILRLSDGGHFENLALLPLLDKKLKKIVIFDGSCNPGDEKYAESLLTALELAREKLHCSFVGMSGRDINEDIRVEFLKMNSKQRPRSYRFKVQYYDQVDTNLPVSDGEILFIAPRHPSESKPLKPETEQPKSWEYFDMPLEPNKWGESPELTVAEADRLTFCCCPCCHCDSSSCRSCRCISERLLGKFPHHITANQFFTPDTFSAYHREGYAACVEAKVADFLKPQSPQDS, from the exons ATGGCTGGTACTCTTGTCAAAGTTCAGATCGATCCCGAGGAGATAATCCTTTCTAATGAACCACATGACAAGAAGATATTCCCCCCTGGAACATCCAGAGGTGTTATTGAAGGTCAACCATTCGAGCAAAGATTGGATCCTAGCCCTGAAATCCAACAGAGTGGGCCCATTTCTCCAAAACCAGAGGAGACCACTGGCATTGCATTTTCTGGGGGAGGCATTCGGTCTGCTGCATTTTGCTCGGGTGCTCTGCGTAGAATGTTGCAAGATAACGTTCCTCTGGAGTATTTGAGCTGTGTTTCTGGAGGGGGCTACACTGGGGAAGCTTTTCTTGACTGGAAGAAACATCCAGAACTTCGCCCAAAAGAGTTAGGAACTACTGATAAGGAGTGGCAAAAGGGTTTCTTTGAGCAAATGCGAAATAATGCTGGATACCTGTGCAACTGGCGAAGTCCCTGGCTGGGGATTTGCCAGTCAATTTGTTTCACTTTTCTCCTGATCTCTGTCGTGATTATTTTGCCCTGTTTCCTGTGGCTGCCTTATGCATTTCCTGTAGCTGTGTTTGTAGACGTTTTCTTTGGTGGGACTTTACGACAAAACAGCACTTGTTCTCCGTCAGTCAGCATGGGTGCCAAGACTTCATTCCTGATACTGGATCTCTACGATGACTGCCAACCCCCTGGCAGACGTGTGGCTTTGTTTGTGACAACATTTGTTctttgggtttttttctttgtcctttcaagaataaaatattttataaaatgcCGAAACCTGTTTCGATTTCTCTCAATCCTCAATGGCCTGGTGCTCTCTTTGACGTTTTTCCCTTGGGTTGCACATGACTTCCTGTGGCCTTTAAGAACCTGGATTAAGGTTGTGgttttcatcttttttcttGGTCTTCCGTTTTTCTTTCCAATCACCCGTAACTTTGCCGCTATATTCCTCTTTTTCTATGCCTACACACTTGTTGTCAGCTGGAGAGTCTTCAAGGGTGATTTGTTCGGAGTGTTGCCATACTCAGATGAAGTGTTCTAtccaattttgattggttgtgCTATTGCTATCATACTGTTTCCATTCATTGGACCCCTTCACCAATCTGTGTTCAACATCTACTACAG ATATCGACTGTCTGACGCGTTCTTCGTGAAAGCAGCAAGAGTCCGATGGCAAGATGTCTTCCCTAACTGTGTAAGAGCAGCCGAGGGTATTTATGGTTGTATCAGGCCAAATCGGAAGCTTAAGGGTAAACCACTTTTGCCAGAACGAAACACAGAAGATGAACTGAGACTTGGCGACCTCAAGGATGTTTCTCCCATACTTATAAGTAACATTACAGTCAATGACTGGCAGATTAGCAGCGATGCCAAATCAAGTCATCAGCTGATTTCATTTTCATCCAAGGGAGTCGAGCTTATCGGGAATGACTGGGAAAAACCATCTAAACTGAGCAAATGTTTTGAGCCAAAACACATGAGATTGTCTGCTGCAATGGCGATATCTGGAGCTGCTGTGAGCTATGACATGGGGGCTTATGAGAGAGCAATGGATATGGTGCTGGACCTGTTAAACTTGCTAGGACTTGGTATGGGAGATGAGATGGTAAGTGATCAGCGCCAGGGTCAAGACCAAAGAGAGAGTACAGCTGGAAAGATGAAGCAG TACGTACTACCTTACCTGGTTGAGTTCGGCTGCGTAATTCCTCTTTTTGCGTTACCATTTGTGTACTGGGTGGGACACAGTAAACCTTGGATAGAATATTTGGTGCTTGTCCATATTCTGATTGTTGTGTTGCTGACTGGGCTTGCTATGGCAAAGACTGGATCGACTGACCCAGGGAGATGGGAACGTTTCCTCAG TTGGTGGATTAGACATACCTTTTTCGTTCGCTTCATCCGCGGATTTCTAAGCATCAATAACATTGGTACAAATCCTCCGCCAATACTGCGACTCAGTGATGGAGGCCATTTCGAGAACCTCGCCCTGCTTCCACTGCTTGAcaaaaagttgaagaaaattGTCATATTTGATGGTTCGTGCAACCCTGGTGATGAGAAGTATGCAGAATCTCTTCTGACTGCTTTGGAGCTGGCCCGGGAGAAGCTGCATTGTTCGTTTGTAGGAATGAGCGGCAGGGACATTAACGAAGATATCAGGGTGGAGTTTTTGAAAATGAACTCAAAGCAAAGACCAAGAAGTTACAGGTTCAAAGTTCAATATTATGACCAGGTAGACACCAACCTACCGGTAAGTGATGGAGAGATCCTCTTTATAGCACCCAGACACCCATCTGAGAGTAAACCACTCAAACCAGAAACTGAGCAACCCAAATCATGGGAATATTTTGATATGCCACTCGAGCCTAACAAGTGGGGGGAAAGCCCCGAGTTAACAGTTGCTGAAGCTGACAGACTGACGTTTTGCTGCTGTCCCTGTTGCCATTGTGACAGCAGTTCTTGCCGCAGCTGCCGCTGCATTTCTGAACGTCTGCTTGGAAAGTTTCCTCATCACATTACGGCTAACCAGTTCTTCACGCCTGACACCTTCAGTGCCTATCATCGAGAAGGCTACGCAGCTTGTGTTGAGGCTAAAGTTGCAGATTTCCTTAAACCGCAGTCACCGCAGGACTCATAA